From one Henningerozyma blattae CBS 6284 chromosome 1, complete genome genomic stretch:
- the VPS15 gene encoding ubiquitin-binding serine/threonine protein kinase VPS15 (similar to Saccharomyces cerevisiae VPS15 (YBR097W); ancestral locus Anc_3.339) gives MGAQLSLLVQTSPSIAIFSYIDVLEDIHYINQLNSSRFLKTCKAIDANGEIIIKVFIKPTDNYSLQLIKNALTEEARLLAPLPNVLNYSNIIETNRAGYLIRQCVKNNLYDRVSSRPYLQGIELKFITFQLLKILQNIHELGIIHGDIKTENILTTSWNWLLLTDFSASLKPVYIPEDNPGEFSFYFDTSKRRTCYIAPERFDTKLYDPKNSLKHQLKPEMDVFSAGCCIAELYNEGTPIFNLSELFKYKNNEYDIREFLKTQIEDEELINLIMDMIDINPSKRLKIGELLEKYRGVFFPDYFYTFTYDYFRTLAMISTSTPRTGDICSNSGVKDQVNVMDICCENIYFNFQKICVSFGYELQAEVEHGIPKINFERYLIASLKISNLPPIPLIKFNQLSDVVKEECALLLISFLCHCLRNVVSLSVKTKCIELLIVFSQFVSDDNKINRVVPFLVACFSDDNINIQTLSINGLSQVLSVVEHVSLINENIFMDYIFPRLKKLLMVSKKHTYVRAVIANCLGDLVTTSNRFQELLFFNYSSNLEDNKQKRGMENIEITNNYSRKLTKQVEELCVALLTDNKKSVRFSLLCNILPLCKFFGREKTNDVILSHLITYLNDRDPALRIKLIQTISGIAVLLGPITLEQYILPLLIQTIYDTEELVVVSVLRSIRDLIDIGLIGKKYYFDLCSTISTLLLHPNTWIRQLSLLVIVKIAEKLSNAEAYCILYPIIRLFFEFDIEFTKDLLLSSCKQPVSRSVYRLLCSWSLRATKSLFWQQIPNKHVDAFGSNIISFTTKDYSIKNYGFKNSTKASNAVIISFDNQEIPLTAEDRNWIDRFKAIGFPKEELWKLAILRGYVLRTVKRESNALKSMDELETKNIISTTSLPNIRPYNIFFDVEYLDNKPDNMNMSRNLELPNGYSTLLSTTSNQSAVRDLNGSLVFKAKTTPTLTSNLENVYVQLEPSFDHNALYHEIPETTEPSARFSIRNSYEGDIHTIKTYLENFHISYSLKDYKEFGPHISSHNNRNILGKLNGRLMSNLIENENDSISSILVSNGTVPYLISGSSEGLIRLWDIKDIVMGEKFSSSLMLDCSSPITDLAFIPGHDCFAMSTKDGSIIIMRVFFQINENKCHFQTFKIIRKLSLNTETKEIALQIKIFVSDESPLLFVITNLSRILVINILTMEIIDTIEAPGIHGAICSFTVTDDQSTLIFGTSKGIVIVWDLRFHILINSFTFGNNAPISKLEIFKHAGKHAVLIVGGYSESFFSIWDFSKLQCQIAVIDSDEQPSIELFVAKDKGINKLPLNTKLPLSKVTTLYIEENRIAFAVRPGNNILLFDVDNISASKDLSNRTYQTRYKFLPYKATANLTFVLHTSKGVHHSSSMDDSCHYDTINSIVLCKTDGSNILISADNAGIINFLS, from the coding sequence atgGGTGCTCAGCTCTCTTTATTAGTTCAAACATCTCCTTCTATTGCcatattttcttatatCGATGTATTAGAAGATATTCATTAcattaatcaattaaactcttcaagatttttaaaaacatgTAAAGCAATTGATGCTAATGGtgaaattataattaaagtCTTTATTAAGCCTACAGACAATTATTCTttacaattaattaaaaatgcaTTAACTGAAGAAGCTCGGTTATTAGCTCCTCTCCctaatgttttaaattattctaACATTATTGAAACAAACCGAGCTGGTTATCTAATAAGACAATGCGTAAAGAATAATCTCTATGACCGAGTTAGTTCTAGACCATACCTTCAAGGAATTGAGctaaaatttattactttccaacttttaaaaatattacaaaacaTTCATGAATTAGGGATAATACATGGTGATATTAAAACAGAAAATATCTTAACTACTAGTTGGAATTGGTTATTACTTACAGACTTCTCTGCATCTTTAAAGCCAGTATATATCCCTGAGGACAACCCAGGggaattttcattttattttgatactTCGAAAAGGAGAACTTGTTATATAGCTCCTGAACGTTTTGATACAAAATTATACGATCCAAAAAATTCACTAAAACATCAACTTAAACCAGAAATGGATGTATTCAGTGCTGGTTGTTGTATTGCAGAATTGTACAATGAGGGCACACctatttttaatctttctgaattattcaaatataaaaataacgAATATGACATTcgtgaatttttaaaaactcaaattgaagatgaagagtTAATAAACTTAATAATGGATATGATAGATATTAACCCTTCAAAAAGACTGAAAATTGGTGAactattagaaaaatatagagGAGTATTCTTTCctgattatttttatacatTCACTTATGATTATTTTAGAACACTTGCAATGATTTCTACTAGTACTCCGAGAACAGGTGATATTTGTTCAAATTCAGGGGTTAAAGATCAAGTAAATGTAATGGATATATGCTgtgaaaatatatacttcaattttcaaaaaatatgtGTATCATTTGGTTATGAACTACAAGCTGAAGTTGAACACGGAATaccaaaaattaatttcgaaagatatttaatagcctctttaaaaatatccaATTTACCCCCAATAcctttaataaaatttaaccAGTTATCAGATGTAGTAAAAGAGGAATGCGCTCTTTTGCTAATCTCATTTTTATGTCATTGTCTTCGAAATGTAGTATCATTGTCTGTTAAAACGAAATGTATAGAACTTCTCATTGTTTTCTCTCAATTTGTTTCAGATGATAATAAGATAAATAGAGTAGTTCCATTCCTTGTTGCCTGTTTCTCAGAtgataatatcaatattcaAACTCTCTCAATAAATGGATTATCACAAGTTTTATCTGTAGTTGAACATGTTAGcttaattaatgaaaacaTATTTATGgattatatttttccaagattaaagaaattgctCATGGTGAGTAAGAAACACACATACGTTAGAGCAGTGATTGCTAATTGTTTGGGTGATTTGGTTACAACCTCGAATAGGTTCCAagaattattgttttttaattattcttCAAATCTGGAGGATAATAAGCAAAAAAGAGGTATGGAAAACATTGAAATTACGAACAACTACTCTCGGAAACTAACAAAACAGGTAGAAGAACTTTGTGTTGCGTTATTAactgataataaaaaatctgTAAGATTCTCTTTGCTATGCAATATTTTGCCTCTGtgtaaattttttggcCGTGAAAAGACTAATGATGTTATATTAAGCCACTTAATTACTTATTTGAACGATCGTGATCCAGCACTACGAATTAAACTGATTCAAACGATATCTGGGATAGCAGTTTTGCTGGGTCCAATTACTCTAGAACAATATATCTTACCATTATTGATACAAACAATCTACGATACAGAAGAGTTAGTTGTTGTCTCAGTTTTGCGTAGCATTCGAGATTTAATTGACATTGGTTTAATTggcaaaaaatattattttgatttatgtTCTACAATCTCAACATTATTACTACACCCAAATACATGGATAAGACAACTTTCTTTACTAGTTATAGTTAAAATTGCggaaaaattatcaaatgcAGAAGCATATTGCATTTTGTATCCAATTATTAGATtgttttttgaatttgatattgaatttaCGAAAGACTTACTGCTTTCAAGTTGCAAGCAACCTGTTTCAAGATCTGTCTATCGTCTACTATGTAGTTGGTCACTGCGGGCAACTAAAAGTTTATTTTGGCAACAAATACCTAATAAACATGTCGATGCATTTGGTAgtaatataatttcttttacaACGAAAgattattcaattaaaaattatggttttaaaaattcaacaaaAGCTTCTAATGCAGTTATTATATCATTCGATAATCAAGAAATTCCATTAACTGCAGAAGATAGAAATTGGATAGATAGATTTAAGGCTATAGGATTCCCCAAAGAGGAGCTTTGGAAATTAGCTATACTAAGAGGTTACGTTCTAAGAACTGTTAAAAGAGAAAGCAATGCTTTAAAAAGTATGGATGAACTTGAgactaaaaatataatttcgACAACTTCACTTCCAAATATCAGAccatataatatattttttgatgtGGAGTACTTAGACAATAAACCAGACAATATGAACATGTCGAGAAATTTAGAACTACCAAATGGATATTCAACATTGTTATCAACAACATCAAATCAATCAGCAGTTCGAGATTTAAATGGTTCGTTAGTATTTAAGGCTAAAACTACACCAACATTAACTTCTAATCTCGAAAACGTATACGTTCAATTGGAACCTTCCTTTGATCATAATGCGCTATATCATGAAATACCAGAAACTACGGAACCTAGTGCAAGATTTTCGATAAGAAACAGTTACGAAGGGGATATTCATACTATTAAAacatatttagaaaatttccACATATCCTattctttaaaagattataaagaatttggCCCACATATTAGTTCACATAATAACAGAAATATCTTAGGTAAACTAAATGGTCGACTAATgtcaaatttaattgaaaatgaaaatgattcaatttCATCTATCTTAGTATCCAATGGCACTGTACCGTATTTAATAAGTGGATCTAGTGAGGGCTTAATTAGATTATGggatattaaagatattgtTATGGGCGAAAAATTTTCCTCCAGTTTAATGTTAGACTGCAGTTCACCAATAACTGATTTAGCATTTATACCAGGTCATGATTGTTTTGCAATGTCTACTAAAGATGGGTCTATCATTATTATGAGGgtatttttccaaataaatgaaaataagtGTCATTTCCAAACGTTTAAGATCATTCGAAAACTAAGTTTAAATACAGAAACTAAAGAAATTGCTTTACAGATCAAGATATTTGTTTCAGACGAGAGCCCCCTACTTTTTGTTATAACAAACCTTTCAAGAATTTTagtgataaatattttaactaTGGAAATCATCGATACAATTGAAGCACCTGGTATTCATGGTGCAATTTGTTCATTTACAGTTACAGATGATCAATCCACATTAATTTTCGGTACCTCTAAGGGAATTGTAATAGTATGGGATCTAAGGTTCCATATTcttattaattcttttactTTTGGAAACAATGCaccaatttcaaaattagaaatattcaaGCATGCAGGGAAACATGCTGTATTAATTGTAGGGGGTTATTCagaatcatttttttccatttgggatttttcaaaacttcAATGTCAAATAGCCGTAATCGATTCAGATGAGCAACCATcgattgaattatttgttgcCAAAGATAAAGGTATTAATAAACTTCCCTTAAACACCAAATTACCACTAAGCAAAGTTACCACTTTATATAtagaagaaaatagaaTTGCATTTGCTGTTAGGCCaggaaataatattctacTTTTTGATGTGGATAATATCTCAGCTTCCAAAGACCTTTCTAACAGAACATATCAAACAAGATACAAATTTTTGCCTTACAAAGCTACAGCTAACTTAACCTTTGTATTACATACTTCGAAAGGTGTTCACCATAGCAGTTCAATGGATGACTCTTGTCATTATGACACAATAAACTCTATAGTTCTATGCAAGACTGATGGatctaatattttgatatctGCTGACAATGCAGGTATTATCAACTTTCTGTCCTAA